Proteins encoded by one window of Thermobaculum terrenum ATCC BAA-798:
- a CDS encoding DUF4129 domain-containing transglutaminase family protein: MRLSVRPRDIFATFLLLLMVVTTANSIKEAQWAPGLQILIWVAIFGTLIGFFLSRSSISPVKAHVLAFILGFFIVTWQTGRTLDPVVLDGEARSSVVLAHLREWISIVMDGGRSYDPLVFIFVMAFIVWLLAYNNAWFVLNYGWVWWAIIPTGVVILVNVSYSPARDYATFGIFLFLSLLLMIYSHFSNSSERWAREGVSYDSSLPTRLFLVGTAISILLLMLAWRGPDKLAASALQSAWKNISTPIHKLQDGWERAFAFLYGARPSNSGIGGGFASFTSNFRLGGPLNLGNRVVFIALGDPLQYWQAAAYDTYTGTSWEQSSAENPEASVKVESPQLVPKDQLGPLRDGLQRVDQEVTLRIPLGHTLLAADRAVSFDKDAIWDLSREKVTGRWSIDSRKEPSNAAEYSDELVRLRDLILSIGPDKILRATADGVVFRRNIISPTPTTEQSQNYQDSEFYRLRAGANELQSYMLGLREDGLETTYRYSRGEGIITFSYYKTNIRDIMSVTAVDPLEPGQTYRATSIVANPTDAQLNKVTQQPPQWVKDKYLQLPPDLPDRVRQLALDITRNAKTTHQKASAIEAYLRKMKYREDMPPTPEGEDFVDYFLFHQREGYCTYFSSAMVVMLRSIGIPARVATGFAPGKYDSRIGRYVVTESLAHAWVQVYYPGYGWVNYEPTPARPEINRSPAIGGGTVAPQAPDRNAVNPDAVNRAAGQGGSSQEIANSRDIFDFMRIPFYVLSSLIILVAACYGVLVFQLRGLSGARRQYAKLIRLAYLIGVIPAKSKTPNEFAMQLSSAVPGASDAVDRITSSYVEEVYGHKIVSASTLKNDWRIILLGTIRNIPSYCYRWLIRIGNTLRRE, from the coding sequence ATGAGGCTATCAGTAAGGCCCAGGGATATATTTGCGACCTTCCTATTACTACTGATGGTCGTTACTACGGCAAACTCAATAAAAGAGGCTCAATGGGCTCCAGGTCTCCAGATATTAATATGGGTTGCAATATTTGGTACCTTGATAGGCTTCTTTCTTTCGAGAAGTAGTATAAGTCCTGTCAAGGCCCATGTTTTAGCCTTTATACTTGGGTTCTTTATAGTTACCTGGCAAACTGGGAGAACCTTGGATCCGGTCGTTCTGGATGGGGAGGCCAGAAGTTCAGTAGTGCTAGCACACCTGCGAGAGTGGATATCTATAGTTATGGATGGAGGGCGGAGTTATGATCCGCTAGTTTTCATATTTGTTATGGCATTTATAGTTTGGCTCTTGGCCTACAACAATGCCTGGTTTGTACTCAATTATGGATGGGTATGGTGGGCAATCATACCTACTGGTGTAGTTATATTAGTTAATGTAAGCTACAGCCCTGCTAGGGACTACGCTACCTTTGGTATATTCCTATTTTTGTCTCTTCTCCTTATGATATATTCTCATTTCTCTAACAGCTCAGAGAGATGGGCGCGTGAAGGGGTATCTTACGATTCAAGTCTTCCAACGAGGCTATTCCTGGTAGGGACAGCTATATCCATATTACTTTTGATGTTAGCCTGGAGGGGACCAGATAAATTAGCGGCCAGTGCGTTGCAATCTGCTTGGAAGAACATAAGCACCCCGATTCATAAGTTGCAGGATGGTTGGGAGAGAGCTTTCGCTTTCCTATATGGTGCTCGGCCCTCAAATTCTGGCATTGGTGGAGGCTTTGCAAGCTTCACTAGTAACTTTCGCCTGGGTGGACCTTTGAATCTGGGGAATAGAGTGGTCTTTATTGCCTTAGGAGATCCTCTGCAGTATTGGCAAGCTGCGGCCTACGATACATATACGGGGACAAGTTGGGAGCAATCAAGCGCTGAAAATCCAGAGGCTTCTGTCAAGGTAGAGTCTCCTCAGCTAGTTCCCAAGGACCAGCTTGGACCTTTAAGGGACGGTTTACAAAGGGTGGATCAAGAGGTTACATTGAGGATTCCTCTAGGACATACTCTTCTTGCTGCAGATAGAGCTGTTTCTTTTGACAAGGATGCCATATGGGATCTGTCAAGGGAGAAGGTAACGGGTAGATGGTCTATAGATTCCCGCAAAGAGCCCTCCAATGCTGCTGAGTACTCTGACGAGTTGGTTCGGCTGCGGGATTTAATCCTGTCTATAGGTCCCGATAAAATCCTTCGAGCGACAGCAGATGGTGTTGTCTTCAGGCGAAATATTATTAGTCCGACACCTACAACCGAGCAATCTCAAAATTATCAGGACTCTGAGTTCTATCGACTTCGAGCTGGCGCGAATGAGTTACAGTCTTACATGCTTGGCCTAAGAGAGGATGGACTCGAAACTACTTACAGGTACTCACGGGGTGAGGGGATTATAACCTTCTCCTACTATAAGACCAATATTCGAGACATTATGAGCGTGACTGCTGTGGACCCATTGGAACCCGGTCAAACTTATAGGGCTACTTCCATAGTTGCCAATCCTACAGATGCCCAATTAAATAAGGTAACGCAACAGCCTCCTCAATGGGTCAAGGATAAGTACCTGCAGTTGCCCCCGGATTTACCCGATAGGGTAAGGCAGCTGGCTTTAGATATTACAAGGAATGCCAAGACCACTCATCAAAAGGCCAGCGCCATAGAAGCATATCTTCGCAAAATGAAGTATAGAGAGGACATGCCTCCCACACCTGAAGGTGAGGACTTCGTAGATTATTTCCTCTTCCATCAAAGGGAAGGATACTGCACCTACTTTTCATCGGCCATGGTAGTAATGCTTCGTTCTATAGGTATACCTGCACGTGTGGCAACTGGTTTTGCTCCGGGCAAATACGATAGCCGTATTGGTAGGTATGTCGTAACAGAGTCTCTAGCTCATGCCTGGGTGCAGGTTTACTATCCTGGGTACGGGTGGGTCAATTATGAACCTACGCCAGCTAGGCCCGAAATCAATCGTTCTCCTGCAATTGGTGGAGGGACAGTTGCTCCTCAGGCTCCAGATAGAAATGCTGTTAATCCTGATGCAGTCAATCGGGCTGCCGGTCAGGGAGGATCAAGTCAAGAGATAGCTAATTCGAGAGATATCTTTGACTTCATGCGGATACCTTTTTACGTATTGTCGTCGCTAATAATACTGGTAGCAGCATGCTATGGTGTATTAGTGTTCCAGCTTCGTGGACTCTCTGGCGCTAGGAGGCAATACGCTAAACTGATACGCTTGGCGTATCTCATAGGAGTTATACCAGCTAAAAGTAAGACTCCAAATGAGTTTGCAATGCAACTGTCTTCAGCAGTGCCTGGAGCTTCTGATGCCGTAGATAGAATAACTAGCAGCTACGTAGAGGAGGTGTACGGGCATAAAATCGTGAGTGCTAGCACGCTAAAGAATGATTGGAGGATCATTCTGCTAGGTACTATTCGAAACATACCCAGCTATTGCTATCGCTGGCTGATTAGGATAGGTAACACGCTAAGAAGAGAATAA
- a CDS encoding DUF58 domain-containing protein, protein MSRISPAVLGLLLITVGLAAVSTGWRLLFVLFWLILGVTAVAWLWVVLAFRGLKVVRPEPTLRVQVGDVLRERVSFINTSRIPKLWLEVHDGGDLPGRDTGSVITVPSKTERRWWRRTVCERRGVYRLGPLTVTASDPFGIFSRTIQIGRSHELVIYPQIVTISDFRVPALELPGGSITQKRTFQANPYASSVRDYNPGDSLSHVSWKATARHQRLMVKEFEFDPVSDIWLVLDLNRRWHVPTASHECHVRDDPSRRYLNSTVEYAVTTASSLASYLLERGRSVGLITWSKDRYVVLPDRGIKQLWKILDVLALVDVSSGPSLKDVLIHSQPLFAGNYSIVVITPDISREWVAGLALGRGRYVQFAEVIIESRSFDKRAPRPAYSLNTSAAKSVTYVLRNGDDISYMLGEPSLSYSRSGDARRRAI, encoded by the coding sequence TGTCTAGAATTAGTCCTGCAGTATTAGGATTGTTACTTATAACTGTAGGGTTAGCTGCGGTCTCCACGGGCTGGCGATTATTATTCGTGCTTTTTTGGTTGATACTTGGAGTAACGGCTGTAGCTTGGCTCTGGGTAGTCTTGGCATTTAGAGGACTCAAGGTCGTTCGCCCAGAGCCTACTCTTAGGGTGCAGGTTGGTGACGTTCTGCGCGAAAGAGTATCATTTATCAATACTTCTAGAATTCCCAAGCTGTGGCTGGAAGTGCATGATGGTGGCGATTTACCAGGTAGAGATACAGGAAGCGTAATTACTGTCCCCTCTAAGACCGAAAGGCGTTGGTGGAGAAGAACCGTCTGTGAGCGTAGAGGAGTATATAGGTTAGGTCCACTGACAGTTACTGCTTCAGACCCTTTCGGAATATTCTCTAGAACTATTCAAATAGGTAGATCCCACGAACTAGTAATTTATCCTCAGATAGTTACAATATCCGACTTTCGGGTGCCTGCCTTGGAGCTTCCTGGGGGAAGCATAACTCAAAAGCGTACTTTTCAGGCTAATCCTTATGCTAGCTCAGTAAGGGATTACAATCCTGGTGACAGTCTTAGTCACGTCAGCTGGAAAGCTACAGCTAGGCATCAGCGGCTAATGGTCAAGGAGTTTGAGTTCGATCCAGTCTCTGATATATGGCTTGTGCTTGATCTTAATCGAAGGTGGCATGTTCCAACTGCTAGCCATGAATGCCATGTCAGGGATGATCCATCTAGAAGGTATCTCAACTCGACGGTCGAGTATGCAGTTACTACTGCCTCCTCCTTGGCATCCTACCTTCTGGAAAGGGGTAGGAGCGTAGGACTTATTACATGGAGTAAAGATAGGTATGTGGTGCTACCTGATAGGGGTATAAAGCAGTTGTGGAAAATACTGGATGTCCTGGCATTAGTAGACGTAAGCAGTGGACCAAGTCTAAAGGATGTCTTGATTCATAGTCAACCTTTATTCGCTGGTAATTATTCGATAGTAGTAATTACTCCCGATATCTCGAGGGAATGGGTTGCGGGTTTGGCACTAGGACGGGGCCGGTACGTACAGTTTGCTGAAGTAATAATAGAATCTAGGAGCTTTGACAAAAGGGCTCCAAGGCCCGCTTATTCGCTAAACACTTCTGCGGCCAAGTCAGTGACTTACGTTCTTCGCAATGGAGATGACATAAGTTACATGTTGGGAGAGCCTAGCTTGAGCTATTCGCGTTCAGGGGATGCTAGGAGGAGAGCTATATGA